The sequence CGACGGCCACCGCGACGCAGCAACCCTCACCGACCTCCACTCCAGCACCGATTCCGATAACGATCGAGAATGCATCCTCGATGACTCGGGTTTCAAAGTTAATAACCGGGAATCGAGACATCATACCCATTATTAGCCTTGCCCTATCGAAGGATGGCGAAACGGTGGCAGGAGAGGACATTATTGGCAGTATATATTTGTGGAATTGGCGGAGTGGGGATTTAGAAATCGTCCTCGAAGGAAGTGAATCCCACGACCTCAGCCAGTACGTCGTTGCTGTCTCCCCGGGCATTGCCTTCTCCCCGGATGGATCACAGATCGTGTCGGGTTCTTATGAAAGTGGGGTCGTTCAACTCTGGGATCGATCGACGGGGAAAGTGTTCGGCACGTTCATCGGCAACGGTGATTACCTTTGGAGTGTGGATTATTCACCTGTAGGTGAGATCGTTGCCTCCAGCAGCCTGGATAGCACGGTAAAAATCTGGAATGTGGCAACCAGACGGCTGGAAACAACACTTAATGGATTGTCCGGGGGATTAAGAGTTGTTTTTTCTCCGGATGGTCGCATATTGGCGGCGGGAGATTACCGCGGCAACATATGTTTGTGGGATCTAGATGAAGGCAGGAAGCTCGACGATCTCATGGGGCATAGAGATATGATCTCGGACCTGGCATTCTCTATCGACGGTAAACTGCTTGCTTCCTCCAGTTTCGATAAGCATGCCCGACTATGGGACATTGAAGCAGGTATAAGCCTGGCGACATTTGACAATGAAGACGCCTATGCAACTGCCGTTGCGCTTTCCCCCAACGGTGAGCTTCTCGCTGTAGTGGGAGGGGATGGTCTCATTCGAGTCTGGGATGCAACATCCGGAAAACTGCTGACGGTGCTTGATGATCATTGTTATGGCGATCTACTCTTTTCCCTCGATGGAACGACCTTGATTTCCAGCAGCGACGACGGAAGCATTCGATTGTGGGGAATCGATCAAACTGACAACTAGCGCAGGCAGCAAAACCGTTAAAATAGGGCGTTGGTTTAGACTCTGCGTGGAAGGAAATCACATCTATGTCCAAAACGGAACTTATCGCACTGCCAATACTCGTTTGCCTCTTCATGCTCGTGGGATGCAGCAACGAGGATAGACTCAGTGAGAACGACATTCCGGACATTTCTGATTTGACCGGCGAAGTGGATTCCCCACCCGTGGATTTCGGCGGGGAATCGGGTGGATTCCAATTCGGCAGCAGCGCGCAATGGCCAGATTATATTCCTGCGGATATCCCCGAACTTAAGGGGCAGATTTCCACGGTGATGGCAGCGCCCGAATCTCACATTCGTATCTTTTACGAAAATATCACCGAAGGACAGATCGAGGATTACCTGGCAGAGCTCCAGGCTGCGGGATTTCAGTTGGAGTACATCGTATACACACGCGAAGGTTTCCCCGACAACTCGGCCGAGAAAATCGAAAAAGGCGAGTACGACGCCGTCGATATCACCAAGGGTGAATACCACATGCGGCTCGAGTTTGGCGGCAGCGAGGCAACGTACGATATTTACACCACCGGATTCGAAGCCGAGGTCATCGCCGCAACCACGCCGCAGTGGCCGGTTGCGTTAATCGATATCGCCCCACCACCCGAGCGCTGTAAGCTGACGAGTGTTAACCAAACGAGCCGTGATGGATTGGGGTACACGATTATGTGTGAACCTGCGGACGACGGAGTCTTCGAGGATTACGCCGATGCGTTGTACGCGATAGGATTTCACAAGGACGCAAACATCGTCTCTGTGAACGAAAGTGAAAACCTGTGGTTGACGGATGGCGAGACGTCGATACGAATCATGTATTCGCTCACATCCGAGTTGATGTTGACGATTGAAAAGGAAGAGGGGAATGCCTCGCCGGCGTTGACCTGGCCGCAGGAACTCGAAGGCTTGATTCCACCGCCCGAACGCTGTGAAATCGCCAACGTTTTCCCCAGCCAGGATGTGCTTCTGGAATGCACGCCGGCGGATGCGGAAGTCCTGCAGGATTATCTAGACGTACTGGTAGGGCTGGGATTTGTTCAAAGCCACGCGCTCGAAGGTGTAAACGGCGAGATCATCACGGTTACACTAACTGACGACGGCGTCTCGATCGAGCTGATGGCCGGTTCGGCCGACAGTATAATGATTCGCATCGTGCAGGACAATCCATAGTCTACCGGCGTATGCTTCTCGTCTGTCATACCCTGTGATCCAGGGCCGGGTTAAAGCTGTGTCTTATCGATTCGTCGAGTTGCCTCGAGTGTATTAAGCGCGAATTCGTTATGCTTCGCAGACACCTGATGAAGATGATGAAACACGCGGCGTGTGGTTACATCCCGCTTCTCATTTCCGTGTCGACGTAAAAAATTACTTTTCGTTGTGCGAAACCATTGATTTGAAGGATCTCTGCTGGCCTCCGTGTATTCGTTTCCTCATTGTCGATTGACGCTGAATCACAGTCCACACTTGGAATTCACTTCCTCCTCCTTCATCTACGACTGATATTTCAGAAGAGACTTTCAATCTAACTGTCCCATGTTCCACTATCCGGGTTGTGACAGAGAGATTCCCGTTTGCAACCCTGGAGACGATCCTGCGTAAAGGGAAGAGAATTGCTTGGGTGTGAATCGGCCTGAACCTTCGACAACACCCCGGCAGTCCACAAAGGAGGAGACATGAACACAAGTACTACCCTGACAAGCGAAAACGGCATGCGCATCGATCTGCGCGAGGTGGTGAAGACTTACGAGTCGGGCGCTGGTGACGTGACGGTCTTGACCGACGTGTCGCTCAAGGTAAAAGAGGGTGAACTCGTCGGAGTCGTCGGCCCCTCGGGGTCGGGCAAGTCCACCCTGCTCAACATGATCACCGGCATCGACCGGCCCACGGCGGGCGAGGTGTTCGTTGGCGGGCAGGCCGTGCACGGGCTCAGCGAGAACCAGCTCGCCCGCTGGCGCGGAAGAAACGTCGGCGTCATTTTTCAATTCTTTCAACTGCTGCCGACGCTGACGATCGCTGAAAATGTGATGCTGCCCATGGATTTCTGCAGCATGTATTCCCGCCGCGAGCGCAAGCAGCGCGCGCTGGAACTGCTCGACCAGGTCAACATCGCCGATCAGGCGGACAAGCTGCCCAGTACGTTGAGTGGTGGGCAGCAGCAGCGTGCCGCCATCGCGCGCGCGCTGGCCAACGATCCTCCGGTCGTCGTGGCAGACGAACCGACGGGGAACCTGGATCGTGCGACGGCCAATGAAGTGTTTGGTTTGTTCCAGCAACTCGTCGAAAAAGGTAAAACGCTCATGATCGTGACGCACGACCGCAGCCTTGCAGATCAAATGGATCGAGTGCTGCATCTGCTCGACGGACGGATCGACCGCGACCGGGCCAACGGCAACGGGAGCGGTGGGCGATGAGTGTAACCTGGAAAAAGGTGTGGCGCGACCTGACGCGCAATAAAGCCCGCACCGTTCTGGCTGTACTTGCCACGGCAGTGGGCGTCTTCGCACTCGGATTGACCTTCGGCCTTTCCGGCGTGATGCGCGAGTCCATGACCGAAGCGCACAAAGCCGTTTTACCGGACCAGATCACGTTCTACGGCGGTCCCTTCGACCAGGATGCCGCGAACCTGTTGTTGGATGAGCCGGACGTCGTGGCGGTGGAAGGCGAACGTAACGCAATGATCCGTTGGAAACTCGAGGGGGAGCAGGATTGGCGCAACGGCTTACTTTACACGCGCCACGACTATGAGAATCAAACCACATACTTCGTCCAACGTGTCGATGGCCAGTGGCCTGCGGGCGAGACTCTTGACGTGGAGCGGTTGGCGTCGGATTACTTCGATATCCCTACGGGTTCCAGCGTTCTCATCGAAACCGCCGGGGGTGAAGCGGAACTGCCCGTGGCGGGCGTGGTGCGC comes from Anaerolineales bacterium and encodes:
- a CDS encoding ABC transporter ATP-binding protein; amino-acid sequence: MNTSTTLTSENGMRIDLREVVKTYESGAGDVTVLTDVSLKVKEGELVGVVGPSGSGKSTLLNMITGIDRPTAGEVFVGGQAVHGLSENQLARWRGRNVGVIFQFFQLLPTLTIAENVMLPMDFCSMYSRRERKQRALELLDQVNIADQADKLPSTLSGGQQQRAAIARALANDPPVVVADEPTGNLDRATANEVFGLFQQLVEKGKTLMIVTHDRSLADQMDRVLHLLDGRIDRDRANGNGSGGR
- a CDS encoding WD40 repeat domain-containing protein, which translates into the protein MKESGMIDGCAYRRACTACGSIRTTLTALLIMILTACSTKGVETKSMSLEEEKTPLPSTTATATQQPSPTSTPAPIPITIENASSMTRVSKLITGNRDIIPIISLALSKDGETVAGEDIIGSIYLWNWRSGDLEIVLEGSESHDLSQYVVAVSPGIAFSPDGSQIVSGSYESGVVQLWDRSTGKVFGTFIGNGDYLWSVDYSPVGEIVASSSLDSTVKIWNVATRRLETTLNGLSGGLRVVFSPDGRILAAGDYRGNICLWDLDEGRKLDDLMGHRDMISDLAFSIDGKLLASSSFDKHARLWDIEAGISLATFDNEDAYATAVALSPNGELLAVVGGDGLIRVWDATSGKLLTVLDDHCYGDLLFSLDGTTLISSSDDGSIRLWGIDQTDN